Proteins encoded by one window of Panicum virgatum strain AP13 chromosome 7N, P.virgatum_v5, whole genome shotgun sequence:
- the LOC120683799 gene encoding myosin-3-like isoform X2 codes for MKLQEQVAILQKKEHVAMQMKSLQHFDTFVQDIIKQSRRKSQVLEKHAADMNHVAKLEEDLQKQKDLSSRLQMKLDSNAAEYHNEIQKFAEQKDELVRNNKSLHHEKKELQNSIDKWKSTAADWQGAFNREQGAREELEEELKSLRAKMDEAELLKRELVELKQAAEPVAELFEARVAGEEPRLLVERLRGHPGKVFEYAQRLARSISNQVLSFIKSFYPMANLSVVKEGVAADCSDEKFEELMAETAPIAKEMASRIDLR; via the exons ATGAAGTTGCAGGAACAAGTAGCCATACTGCAGAAGAAAGAGCATGTGGCGATGCAGATGAAGTCGCTCCAGCATTTCGACACCTTTGTACAG GATATCATTAAGCAGTCGCGACGGAAGTCGCAGGTACTCGAGAAGCATGCCGCGGACATGAACCATGTGGCGAAGCTTGAGGAGGACCTGCAGAAACAGAAAGACTTGTCGTCCCGGCTGCAAATGAAGCTGGATTCCAATGCGGCAGAGTACCATAATGAGATCCAGAAATTCGCGGAGCAGAAGGATGAACTTGTCCGCAATAACAAGTCTCTGCACCACGAGAAGAAAG AGCTTCAAAATTCCATTGATAAGTGGAAAAGCACTGCCGCTGATTGGCAGGGCGCTTTCAACCGTGAGCAAGGAGCGCGTGAAGAGCTGGAAGAAGAACTCAAG TCGCTGCGGGCGAAGATGGATGAAGCCGAGCTGTTGAAGCGTGAGCTGGTTGAGCTAAAACAAGCCGCAGAGCCTGTGGCCGAGTTGTTCGAGGCCAGGGTAGCTGGAGAAGAGCCACGGCTGCTTGTAGAGAGACTGAGGGGTCATCCAGGCAAAGTGTTCGAGTATGCACAAAGGCTGGCGAGGTCGATCTCCAATCAAGTGCTCAGCTTTATCAAATCCTTCTACCCGATGGCCAACCTATCCGTGGTCAAGGAGGGTGTGGCAGCAGATTGCTCCGATGAGAAGTTCGAAGAGCTTATGGCAGAGACAGCCCCCATTGCGAAAGAGATGGCCAGCCGTATCGACTTGCGATGA
- the LOC120683799 gene encoding uncharacterized protein LOC120683799 isoform X1 has protein sequence MKLQEQVAILQKKEHVAMQMKSLQHFDTFVQDIIKQSRRKSQVLEKHAADMNHVAKLEEDLQKQKDLSSRLQMKLDSNAAEYHNEIQKFAEQKDELVRNNKSLHHEKKELQNSIDKWKSTAADWQGAFNREQGAREELEEELKVLFIELCHELQLRHDGEIDLVTCMQSLRAKMDEAELLKRELVELKQAAEPVAELFEARVAGEEPRLLVERLRGHPGKVFEYAQRLARSISNQVLSFIKSFYPMANLSVVKEGVAADCSDEKFEELMAETAPIAKEMASRIDLR, from the exons ATGAAGTTGCAGGAACAAGTAGCCATACTGCAGAAGAAAGAGCATGTGGCGATGCAGATGAAGTCGCTCCAGCATTTCGACACCTTTGTACAG GATATCATTAAGCAGTCGCGACGGAAGTCGCAGGTACTCGAGAAGCATGCCGCGGACATGAACCATGTGGCGAAGCTTGAGGAGGACCTGCAGAAACAGAAAGACTTGTCGTCCCGGCTGCAAATGAAGCTGGATTCCAATGCGGCAGAGTACCATAATGAGATCCAGAAATTCGCGGAGCAGAAGGATGAACTTGTCCGCAATAACAAGTCTCTGCACCACGAGAAGAAAG AGCTTCAAAATTCCATTGATAAGTGGAAAAGCACTGCCGCTGATTGGCAGGGCGCTTTCAACCGTGAGCAAGGAGCGCGTGAAGAGCTGGAAGAAGAACTCAAGGTGCTTTTCATAGAGCTCTGCCATGAACTTCAGCTGCGCCATGACGGCGAAATTGACTTGGTCACTTGTATGCAGTCGCTGCGGGCGAAGATGGATGAAGCCGAGCTGTTGAAGCGTGAGCTGGTTGAGCTAAAACAAGCCGCAGAGCCTGTGGCCGAGTTGTTCGAGGCCAGGGTAGCTGGAGAAGAGCCACGGCTGCTTGTAGAGAGACTGAGGGGTCATCCAGGCAAAGTGTTCGAGTATGCACAAAGGCTGGCGAGGTCGATCTCCAATCAAGTGCTCAGCTTTATCAAATCCTTCTACCCGATGGCCAACCTATCCGTGGTCAAGGAGGGTGTGGCAGCAGATTGCTCCGATGAGAAGTTCGAAGAGCTTATGGCAGAGACAGCCCCCATTGCGAAAGAGATGGCCAGCCGTATCGACTTGCGATGA